The Thermodesulfobacteriota bacterium genome includes a region encoding these proteins:
- a CDS encoding ATP-binding protein: protein MVPGNPQRRLKGYLGGRIVVLLALLALVGVFGVRRAAFPISYLWFSGLTAAAFAFTAVSALALRRGFRGQGWVKLQPAWDVGYATALVYFSGGTFSPLTTLYPLAIIGGATLLYRRGALVAATLSSLSYGLLVDLHVYGLLHPPHVALAEATPGKALPHLLLHVVAFYALALLSGHLAEELRRTGARLEVAEAEVLDLEHLKDSILLSLGSGLVALDPRGREMFHNRAAEELLSRAGIRIGQGMDMAGVFDLDGAPRQEVLLPGGQLVLGYSVAPLFDRGGTRRGSILIFQDLTQVKRLEEDLRRTDRLAAVGRLAAGLAHEIRNPLASLSGSVEVLRHSAPPDPEDAHLLEIVLRETERLNRLVTNFLHYARPGRGEREPFSLRELVADTGFFFSQGEGRGGFCLENHVPEDLALVADRAQVEQVLLNLFRNSVEAAPEGVTVRVGAVRAEASVTVTVEDDGPGIPGEIASRIFEPFFTGREGGTGLGLATVHRIVENHGGTVALESGHAPGAAFRLTFPAS, encoded by the coding sequence TTGGTCCCCGGCAACCCGCAGCGGCGGCTCAAGGGGTACCTGGGGGGGCGGATCGTCGTTCTCCTGGCGCTCCTGGCCCTGGTGGGCGTCTTCGGCGTCCGCCGGGCCGCCTTCCCCATCTCGTACCTGTGGTTCTCGGGACTCACGGCGGCGGCCTTTGCCTTTACCGCCGTTTCCGCGCTGGCGCTGCGCCGGGGGTTCCGGGGCCAGGGCTGGGTCAAGCTCCAGCCGGCGTGGGACGTGGGCTATGCCACGGCCCTGGTGTATTTTTCCGGGGGGACCTTCTCCCCCCTGACCACCCTCTACCCGCTGGCCATCATCGGGGGCGCAACTCTCCTGTACCGAAGGGGCGCCCTGGTGGCGGCCACGCTCTCGAGCCTCTCCTACGGCCTCCTGGTCGACCTGCACGTCTACGGGCTCCTGCACCCGCCCCACGTCGCCCTGGCGGAGGCCACGCCGGGCAAGGCGCTTCCCCACTTGCTGCTCCATGTCGTGGCGTTCTATGCCCTGGCCCTGCTCTCGGGGCACCTGGCCGAGGAGCTGCGCCGCACGGGAGCGCGGCTGGAGGTGGCCGAGGCCGAGGTCCTGGACCTGGAGCACCTGAAGGACTCGATCCTGCTCAGCCTGGGGTCGGGGCTGGTGGCCCTGGACCCCAGGGGACGGGAGATGTTCCACAACCGAGCGGCGGAGGAACTTCTTTCCCGCGCGGGAATCCGCATCGGGCAGGGCATGGACATGGCGGGGGTCTTCGACCTCGACGGCGCGCCCCGCCAGGAGGTCCTCCTGCCGGGGGGGCAGCTGGTGCTGGGCTATTCCGTCGCTCCCCTCTTCGACCGGGGCGGCACGCGCCGGGGCAGCATCCTGATCTTCCAGGATCTCACCCAGGTCAAACGTCTCGAGGAAGACCTGCGGCGCACCGACCGCCTGGCCGCCGTGGGGCGCCTGGCGGCAGGTCTCGCCCACGAGATCCGAAACCCCCTGGCAAGCCTGTCGGGCTCGGTGGAGGTGTTGCGCCACAGCGCCCCCCCCGACCCCGAGGACGCCCACCTGCTGGAAATCGTGCTCCGGGAGACCGAGCGCCTCAACCGCCTGGTCACGAACTTCCTGCACTACGCCCGTCCGGGCAGGGGTGAACGGGAGCCCTTTTCCCTGCGCGAGCTGGTGGCCGACACGGGGTTCTTCTTCTCCCAGGGGGAGGGACGAGGCGGGTTTTGCCTGGAGAACCACGTCCCCGAGGACCTGGCCTTGGTGGCCGACCGGGCGCAGGTGGAGCAGGTGCTCCTGAACCTCTTCCGCAACAGCGTGGAGGCGGCGCCGGAAGGGGTGACGGTGAGGGTCGGCGCCGTCCGGGCCGAAGCCAGCGTCACGGTGACCGTGGAAGACGACGGTCCCGGCATCCCCGGGGAGATCGCCTCCCGCATCTTCGAGCCCTTCTTCACGGGACGGGAGGGCGGTACCGGGTTGGGGCTCGCCACGGTCCACCGGATCGTGGAGAATCACGGGGGCACCGTGGCCCTGGAGTCGGGGCACGCCCCCGGTGCGGCGTTCCGCCTGACGTTTCCGGCGAGCTGA